TTAAAAATAGTTAATCAATAAAATTCCTTTTAGTAATTCACACGAATGAGCTATATTTAAAGCCTCTTTTTAGATTAAAAAATTGATTTATACAACACTTTTAAATATCGCTGTTTTTCAGGGAATAATCTTAGGTTTAGTTATCTTAAAATCTTCTCTTTTCAATAGTAAATCCAATAAATATTTAGCATTTTTACTGTTTGCACTTTCAATTGTCTTACTCAATCATGTTTTTGAAATTCACGGTGTATTTGAAACGTATCCATTATTGCGTTTTTTAGACAATATTGACTGGATATTTCTGCTACCTGCTTTCCTATTTCTGTTTATTATCAACCGTATTGATGATGATGTGAAAAACAAACAAAAAACGTATTTGTGCTACATCCCATTTGTCTATAACAGTATTCTGAATACAATAATCTGCCTTGACGTAGTTGCAGGAATTTATAAAATTCCGGATTCTTATATGTCTCTTATCAATATACTTCAAATAATTCAGTTATTAATGGCTGTTATTATTGTTGTATTTCTGCCTTTTTACTCTTATTTTATGATTAGGCATTTAAAAAATTCTCAGGAGAAAAAATGGGTCATCACACTATTAACAATTCTATATTTATTGCTAATCGTCTGGTTGACGACTTACCTCGTTGAGCTGTTTTTTCAGTCTGATATTTCTTCAGTCATGAGTATAGTGGCTATAGCTGCAACATTTTTCATTCATTGGACAGCTTATATCGGAATTTATAAATATAAACTGGCGAAAAATAAAGAAGCTATTTATCAATTTTTAAACAACGATTTAGCAACTTTAACTGTTCATCTGCCAATTACAGAAAACAATACAACCGAAGAAACCATTTCTACTGAAGAATATCGGGAATCGATTACGGTAGATAATATTTATTTTCAGAAGCTGGAAATTCTTTGCAGAGAGCATCATATTTATACAGACAGTACATTAAATAGAGAAAGAGTTGCCGAAAAACTGGGTATAAGCGCAGGCTATGTTTCACAAATTGTAAATGCGGTGACGGGAGATAATTTTGCGCATTATATCAATCAGTATCGGGTGGAAGCTGTGAAGGAAATGATTTCAAATCCTGAATTTGAAAATTACACTTTACTGACGATGGGATTAGAAGCCGGGTTTACTTCTAAAACAACGTTCTATAATTCTTTTAAAAAAGTAACGGGTCAAACTCCCAATGAATATAAAAACACCATAAAATAAGTACCATTTTATACAGTTTTAAGCTTTTGAAACCTGTTTTAATTTTGATTATATGAGTTTTGCACTCAAATAATTCAAATTAACTTTTCTATGAAAAACAAATTTTTAGCACTCTTCATTTTGTGTGCTTTTTATTCTCTTAACGCTCAGGAAAAAACCGATGCAAATACTTATCAGAAAAACAATGAAATTAAACTGAATCTAATTTCTCCATTATCCGGAGCTGTGGAGGTGGGCTATGAACGTTTTCTCAACAAAAATTCATCACTGGGAATTTCTACATTTTTTGTTTTTGATGATACAAAAGAAAAGGATATGAATTACTTCATCTCTCCGTATTACAGATATTATTTTGGAAAAAAATACGCTTCCGG
The sequence above is a segment of the Chryseobacterium turcicum genome. Coding sequences within it:
- a CDS encoding helix-turn-helix domain-containing protein, whose product is MIYTTLLNIAVFQGIILGLVILKSSLFNSKSNKYLAFLLFALSIVLLNHVFEIHGVFETYPLLRFLDNIDWIFLLPAFLFLFIINRIDDDVKNKQKTYLCYIPFVYNSILNTIICLDVVAGIYKIPDSYMSLINILQIIQLLMAVIIVVFLPFYSYFMIRHLKNSQEKKWVITLLTILYLLLIVWLTTYLVELFFQSDISSVMSIVAIAATFFIHWTAYIGIYKYKLAKNKEAIYQFLNNDLATLTVHLPITENNTTEETISTEEYRESITVDNIYFQKLEILCREHHIYTDSTLNRERVAEKLGISAGYVSQIVNAVTGDNFAHYINQYRVEAVKEMISNPEFENYTLLTMGLEAGFTSKTTFYNSFKKVTGQTPNEYKNTIK
- a CDS encoding DUF3575 domain-containing protein; this translates as MKNKFLALFILCAFYSLNAQEKTDANTYQKNNEIKLNLISPLSGAVEVGYERFLNKNSSLGISTFFVFDDTKEKDMNYFISPYYRYYFGKKYASGFFAEGFGMFTSIDGKKIYSADRLTFTENKDVYDLAVGAGLGWKIVTKKGFVFEANAAYGRLLFNANKTDHDQVIKLGLSVGYQF